The Geodermatophilaceae bacterium NBWT11 genome has a segment encoding these proteins:
- a CDS encoding alpha/beta hydrolase gives MTDPQLERHPVDGETRGIALFCHGGTASSIAPPKEKALSLVRIRAFEQFVRNDLGDRGIQTALVRYRVAGWNGEAADAYQDVQWSIDALRDDVGKDVPIVLVGHSMGGRAALKAGGDPQVTAVCALAPWTPPGEPVMQLRGQTVAILHGSADRWVPARLSADFAVRARRAGARVARFTTPGGHTMLRRAHRWHAFARDIVLAGTGLEPMRDDVTNALQQPSPEGLAVPL, from the coding sequence GTGACCGACCCCCAGCTCGAGCGCCACCCCGTCGACGGCGAGACCCGCGGCATCGCCCTGTTCTGTCACGGCGGGACGGCGTCGAGCATCGCCCCGCCGAAGGAGAAGGCGCTGTCGCTGGTCCGGATCCGGGCCTTCGAGCAGTTCGTCCGCAACGACCTGGGCGACCGGGGCATCCAGACGGCGCTGGTGCGCTACCGGGTCGCGGGGTGGAACGGCGAGGCCGCCGACGCCTACCAGGACGTGCAGTGGTCGATCGACGCCCTGCGGGACGACGTCGGCAAGGACGTGCCGATCGTGCTCGTCGGGCACTCGATGGGCGGTCGCGCGGCGCTCAAGGCCGGTGGGGACCCGCAGGTCACCGCCGTCTGCGCGCTGGCCCCCTGGACCCCGCCGGGTGAGCCGGTCATGCAGCTGCGTGGGCAGACGGTGGCGATCCTGCACGGGTCGGCCGACCGGTGGGTGCCGGCCCGGCTCAGCGCGGACTTCGCCGTTCGTGCCCGGCGCGCCGGAGCCCGCGTCGCCCGCTTCACCACCCCGGGCGGGCACACCATGCTGCGGCGGGCCCACCGCTGGCACGCCTTCGCCCGTGACATCGTGCTGGCCGGCACCGGCCTCGAACCGATGCGGGACGACGTCACGAACGCCCTCCAGCAACCGAGCCCGGAGGGCCTGGCCGTCCCGCTGTGA
- a CDS encoding DUF1365 domain-containing protein produces the protein MTAVRPALVDWAPTTVPALYDVRVGHTRSWPLRNRFEYGGYLWLVDLDDLPRLPRGLRWAARFEAADHLGDPAASLKGNVVRFAALHGVDDVARVVMMANARSGPHVFNPLSTHWCYRADGSLACIVAEVHNTYGERHAYLLDPDEAGRAQAEKDFYVSPFNTVDGRYLMRFSGPGEQLHVTMALQVEGRTPFVATLTGSARPATTGVVIRTLLRWPLMSLWVAVLIRWQGIRLWARRLPVVPRPPHDPVAGVVANTHDPLTSPNGDRP, from the coding sequence GTGACCGCCGTCCGGCCCGCGCTCGTCGACTGGGCCCCGACGACGGTGCCCGCGCTCTACGACGTCCGGGTCGGGCACACGCGCTCGTGGCCGCTGCGCAACCGGTTCGAGTACGGCGGCTACCTGTGGCTGGTCGACCTCGACGACCTGCCCCGGCTCCCCCGCGGGCTGCGCTGGGCGGCCCGGTTCGAGGCCGCCGACCACCTCGGCGACCCGGCGGCGTCGCTGAAGGGCAACGTGGTGCGCTTCGCCGCCCTGCACGGTGTGGACGACGTCGCCCGCGTGGTGATGATGGCCAACGCGCGCAGCGGGCCGCACGTGTTCAACCCGCTGTCCACGCACTGGTGCTACCGGGCCGACGGGTCGCTGGCCTGCATCGTCGCCGAGGTGCACAACACCTACGGGGAACGGCACGCCTACCTGCTCGACCCCGACGAGGCCGGTCGCGCGCAGGCGGAGAAGGACTTCTACGTCTCCCCGTTCAACACCGTCGACGGCCGCTACCTCATGCGGTTCTCCGGTCCCGGTGAGCAGCTGCACGTGACCATGGCGCTCCAGGTCGAGGGCCGCACGCCCTTCGTGGCCACGCTGACCGGAAGCGCCCGGCCGGCGACGACGGGCGTCGTGATCCGTACTCTCCTGCGCTGGCCGCTCATGAGCCTGTGGGTGGCCGTGCTGATCCGGTGGCAGGGGATCCGGCTGTGGGCCCGACGGCTCCCGGTCGTGCCCCGCCCCCCACACGATCCGGTTGCGGGTGTCGTTGCGAACACCCACGACCCACTGACCAGCCCGAACGGGGACAGACCATGA
- a CDS encoding NAD(P)-binding protein translates to MDRPTAAVVGSGVSGLTAAHLLQRTHDVTLFETDDRLGGHAHTHDVATPDDRVVPIDTGFIVHNERTYPNLLKLFAELGVATQPTEMSMSIVCEGCGLEYAGARGMKGVFAQKKQLANPAYLRMLVEVKKFHRQAHRLLDLAGADHERGAGGTSEFDGLTLGAFLALGGYSDYFVRHFMIPVVSCVWSSGTGLSLQYPAVYLFRFLANHGMLSVTGSPQWRTVTGGSRAYVEKAAKGLTAVRTGSGVTSLTRHVDGVELVDADGERHAADVVVVATHPDQALALLGDPTDDERAVLGAFSYSRNETLLHTDPTILPRAAEAKASWNYRMPGCGTDTDAVQVTYWMNKLHAIDEPLDYLVTLNAPEKVDPSTVLRRMVYDHPEYTPASVAAQRRLPALNTGRTAFAGAYHGWGFHEDGCASGVRAAESLGSGW, encoded by the coding sequence ATGGACCGGCCCACCGCGGCCGTCGTCGGCTCCGGTGTCTCCGGGTTGACCGCGGCGCACCTGCTGCAGCGCACCCACGACGTGACGCTGTTCGAGACCGACGACCGGCTCGGCGGGCACGCCCACACCCACGACGTCGCGACCCCCGACGACCGGGTCGTGCCCATCGACACCGGCTTCATCGTGCACAACGAGCGCACCTACCCGAACCTGCTCAAGCTCTTCGCCGAGCTCGGCGTGGCCACCCAGCCCACCGAGATGAGCATGTCCATCGTCTGCGAGGGCTGCGGGCTCGAGTACGCCGGCGCCCGCGGCATGAAGGGCGTCTTCGCGCAGAAGAAGCAGCTGGCCAACCCGGCCTACCTGCGGATGCTCGTCGAGGTGAAGAAGTTCCACCGCCAGGCCCACCGGCTGCTCGACCTGGCCGGCGCCGACCACGAGCGCGGCGCGGGTGGGACGAGCGAGTTCGACGGCCTGACCCTGGGCGCGTTCCTGGCCCTCGGCGGGTACTCCGACTACTTCGTCCGGCACTTCATGATCCCGGTCGTGAGCTGCGTCTGGTCCTCGGGCACCGGGCTCTCGCTGCAGTACCCGGCCGTCTACCTGTTCCGGTTCCTGGCCAACCACGGGATGCTCTCGGTGACCGGCTCGCCCCAGTGGCGCACCGTCACCGGCGGCTCGCGCGCCTACGTGGAGAAGGCCGCCAAGGGCCTGACCGCGGTGCGCACCGGCAGCGGCGTCACCTCGCTGACCCGGCACGTGGACGGCGTCGAGCTCGTCGACGCCGACGGTGAGCGGCACGCCGCCGACGTCGTCGTCGTCGCCACGCACCCCGACCAGGCCCTCGCCCTCCTCGGCGACCCGACCGACGACGAGCGCGCCGTCCTCGGGGCCTTCTCCTACTCGCGCAACGAGACGCTGCTGCACACCGACCCGACGATCCTGCCGCGGGCGGCCGAGGCCAAGGCGTCGTGGAACTACCGGATGCCCGGGTGTGGCACCGACACCGATGCCGTCCAGGTGACGTACTGGATGAACAAGCTGCACGCCATCGACGAGCCGCTGGACTACCTGGTCACCCTCAACGCCCCCGAGAAGGTCGACCCGAGCACGGTGCTGCGCCGGATGGTCTACGACCACCCCGAGTACACCCCGGCCTCGGTCGCCGCCCAGCGCCGGCTGCCCGCGCTGAACACCGGGCGCACGGCGTTCGCCGGGGCGTACCACGGCTGGGGCTTCCACGAGGACGGCTGCGCGTCGGGCGTGCGGGCCGCGGAGTCCCTCGGCAGCGGCTGGTGA
- a CDS encoding class I SAM-dependent methyltransferase, translating into MTTVHHNASRTEDARFPVPRPDEAHWPGLATPPHDALRARIAEGLFRNAVRTLPVRVVFPDGTVLGAGDRHAPVMRMVRPANVFHRLGADAKIGFGEAYMTGDWTTGPDTDLADLLAPFAARMSSLVHPAFQRLRHLVERTQPMGEENTKENSRHNISRHYDLSNELFEAFLDETMTYSSAWFEPGDDLATAQLRKIDGVLNMARVSEGMHVLEIGSGWGALAIRAAADRGARVTTLTLSSEQQALARARAEEAGVAHLVDVKLQDYRDATGQYDAVVSVEMIEAVGEKFWATYFSALDTLLVPGGRVGLQSITMPHDRMMATRRSYTWIHKYVFPGGIIPSVRSIEDNLTAHTSLSIVERRDLGPHYGHTLHLWRDRFIAEWPQLSGSFDGTFRRMWEFYLAYCEAGFRSGYLGVSQLGLARDPFHR; encoded by the coding sequence ATGACCACGGTGCACCACAACGCCAGCCGGACCGAGGACGCACGGTTCCCCGTGCCGCGCCCGGACGAGGCGCACTGGCCCGGTCTGGCCACCCCGCCCCACGACGCGCTGCGCGCCCGGATCGCCGAGGGCCTCTTCCGCAACGCCGTGCGCACCCTGCCGGTGCGGGTGGTCTTCCCCGACGGCACGGTGCTCGGGGCCGGCGACCGGCACGCCCCGGTGATGCGGATGGTCCGCCCGGCCAACGTGTTCCACCGGCTCGGCGCCGACGCCAAGATCGGCTTCGGCGAGGCCTACATGACCGGCGACTGGACGACGGGGCCCGACACCGACCTCGCCGACCTGCTGGCCCCCTTCGCCGCGCGGATGTCCTCCCTGGTGCACCCCGCGTTCCAGCGGCTGCGGCACCTGGTCGAGCGCACCCAGCCGATGGGCGAGGAGAACACCAAGGAGAACAGCCGGCACAACATCAGCCGGCACTACGACCTCTCCAACGAGCTCTTCGAGGCCTTCCTCGACGAGACGATGACCTACAGCTCTGCCTGGTTCGAGCCCGGTGACGACCTGGCGACCGCGCAGCTCCGCAAGATCGACGGCGTGCTCAACATGGCCCGGGTCAGCGAGGGCATGCACGTGCTGGAGATCGGCTCCGGCTGGGGCGCACTGGCGATCCGGGCCGCCGCCGACCGCGGTGCCCGGGTGACCACGCTGACCCTGTCCTCCGAGCAGCAGGCACTGGCCCGGGCCCGGGCGGAGGAGGCCGGCGTCGCCCACCTGGTCGACGTCAAGCTCCAGGACTACCGGGACGCGACCGGCCAGTACGACGCCGTCGTCTCGGTGGAGATGATCGAGGCGGTCGGCGAGAAGTTCTGGGCCACCTACTTCTCCGCGCTGGACACCCTGCTCGTGCCCGGCGGGCGGGTCGGCCTGCAGTCGATCACCATGCCGCACGACCGGATGATGGCCACCCGCCGCAGCTACACCTGGATCCACAAGTACGTCTTCCCCGGCGGGATCATCCCCTCGGTCCGCTCCATCGAGGACAACCTGACCGCGCACACGTCGCTGTCGATCGTCGAGCGCCGCGACCTGGGCCCGCACTACGGCCACACCCTGCACCTGTGGCGCGACCGGTTCATCGCCGAGTGGCCGCAGCTGTCGGGCTCCTTCGACGGCACCTTCCGCCGGATGTGGGAGTTCTACCTCGCCTACTGCGAGGCCGGCTTCCGCAGCGGCTACCTCGGCGTCAGCCAGCTGGGCCTGGCGCGGGACCCCTTCCACCGCTGA
- the uraD gene encoding 2-oxo-4-hydroxy-4-carboxy-5-ureidoimidazoline decarboxylase, with protein sequence MDLSSFSAASPAEVTGALRACNAAASFAPTVAAGRPYPSVDALVARAGEVSRALPWDEVAQALAAHPRIGDRVSGDSAEAASSRREQAAMSTAEDDVRAALLQGNRDYEARFDHVFLIRAAGRTPAEMLAELRRRLAHTAEQERPEVLEQLAQITELRVRGLVS encoded by the coding sequence GTGGACCTGTCCAGCTTCTCCGCAGCGAGCCCCGCCGAGGTGACCGGGGCGCTGCGCGCGTGCAACGCCGCGGCCTCCTTCGCCCCGACCGTGGCCGCCGGCCGGCCGTACCCGTCGGTGGACGCCCTGGTGGCGCGGGCCGGCGAGGTGTCCCGGGCGCTCCCGTGGGACGAGGTGGCCCAGGCGCTGGCCGCGCACCCGCGGATCGGCGACCGGGTGTCCGGCGACTCGGCGGAGGCAGCGTCCTCGCGGCGGGAGCAGGCTGCGATGTCCACGGCCGAGGACGACGTCCGCGCCGCCCTGCTGCAGGGCAACCGGGACTACGAGGCCCGCTTCGACCACGTCTTCCTGATCCGGGCCGCCGGCCGGACGCCGGCCGAGATGCTCGCCGAGCTCCGGCGTCGACTGGCCCACACCGCGGAGCAGGAGCGACCCGAGGTGCTCGAGCAGCTGGCCCAGATCACCGAGCTGCGCGTGCGGGGGCTGGTCTCGTGA
- a CDS encoding phosphoribosyltransferase produces the protein MTAPERETLTYETFGTAGRELAQQVADDGYEPDLILAIARGGLFLGGALGYALDVKNIFVMNVEFYTGVDERLDLPVVLPPTLDRVDLTGANVLIADDVADTGKTLELVRDFCAGYVAEVRSAVVYEKPRSVVTCDYVWKRTDAWIDFPWSVQPPVVNRRGGLAH, from the coding sequence GTGACAGCGCCCGAGCGGGAGACCCTGACCTACGAGACGTTCGGGACGGCGGGGCGCGAGCTCGCCCAGCAGGTCGCCGACGACGGCTACGAGCCCGACCTCATCCTGGCGATCGCCCGCGGTGGGCTGTTCCTGGGCGGGGCGCTGGGCTACGCCCTGGACGTGAAGAACATCTTCGTGATGAACGTGGAGTTCTACACCGGCGTGGACGAGCGGCTGGACCTGCCGGTGGTGCTGCCGCCGACCCTGGACCGGGTCGACCTCACCGGGGCCAACGTGCTCATCGCCGACGACGTCGCCGACACCGGCAAGACCCTCGAGCTGGTCCGCGACTTCTGCGCCGGCTACGTCGCCGAGGTGCGGTCCGCGGTGGTCTACGAGAAGCCCCGCTCGGTGGTGACGTGCGACTACGTCTGGAAGCGCACCGACGCCTGGATCGACTTCCCCTGGTCGGTGCAGCCCCCGGTCGTCAACCGCCGCGGCGGCCTCGCCCACTGA
- a CDS encoding NADP-dependent oxidoreductase has protein sequence MTTREVQLAARPHGEPTPDDFRTVELQRPDPTEGQVVVANAAMSVDPYMRGRMNAGPSYAPAWEVGETMQGGTVGRVVQSRSQRVPEGALVLHNAGWRDTAVLDDTLVSVLPELDGVPLTWHLGVLGMPGLTAWAGLFRLADFRAGDDVFVSGAAGAVGSLVGQFARLSGANSVVGSAGTPEKVRWITEELGFTGGFDYHDGPVRDLLAQAAPQGIDVFFDNVGGDHLEAALASFREHGRAALCGAISGYNATTPAPGPDNMFLVVGKRLSLRGFIVGDHTDLRPQFVETVTGWLRSGELQARETLRDGLDDAVPAFLDLLRGGNTGKMVVRLSPDAG, from the coding sequence ATCACCACCCGCGAGGTCCAGCTGGCCGCCCGTCCGCACGGCGAGCCCACCCCCGACGACTTCCGCACCGTCGAGCTGCAGCGCCCCGACCCGACCGAGGGCCAGGTCGTGGTGGCCAACGCCGCGATGAGCGTGGACCCCTACATGCGCGGCCGGATGAACGCCGGCCCCAGCTACGCCCCGGCCTGGGAGGTCGGCGAGACCATGCAGGGCGGCACCGTCGGGCGGGTCGTGCAGTCCCGCTCGCAGCGGGTGCCCGAGGGCGCACTGGTGCTGCACAACGCCGGCTGGCGCGACACCGCGGTGCTCGACGACACGCTGGTCAGCGTGCTGCCCGAGCTGGACGGCGTGCCGCTGACCTGGCACCTCGGGGTGCTCGGCATGCCCGGGCTCACCGCCTGGGCCGGGCTGTTCCGGCTGGCCGACTTCCGCGCCGGGGACGACGTCTTCGTCTCCGGGGCCGCCGGCGCCGTGGGCAGCCTGGTCGGCCAGTTCGCGCGGCTGAGCGGTGCGAACAGCGTCGTCGGCAGCGCCGGGACGCCGGAGAAGGTCCGCTGGATCACCGAGGAGCTCGGCTTCACCGGCGGCTTCGACTACCACGACGGCCCGGTGCGCGACCTGCTCGCACAGGCCGCTCCGCAGGGCATCGACGTCTTCTTCGACAACGTGGGCGGGGACCACCTGGAGGCCGCACTGGCCTCCTTCCGCGAGCACGGCCGGGCCGCGCTGTGCGGGGCGATCTCCGGCTACAACGCCACCACGCCCGCCCCCGGGCCGGACAACATGTTCCTGGTGGTGGGCAAGCGGCTGAGCCTGCGCGGGTTCATCGTCGGGGACCACACCGACCTGCGTCCGCAGTTCGTCGAGACCGTCACCGGCTGGCTGCGCTCGGGCGAGCTGCAGGCCCGGGAGACCCTCCGCGACGGGCTGGACGACGCCGTCCCGGCCTTCCTGGACCTCCTGCGCGGCGGCAACACCGGGAAGATGGTCGTGCGTCTCTCACCCGACGCCGGTTGA
- the msrA gene encoding peptide-methionine (S)-S-oxide reductase MsrA: protein MSFFSRAKTQAVTAEDALPGRSQVLPHIPELHAVNGNRIQPPFPDGMQTAVFGAGCFWGVEKVFWQHPGVYSTAAGYAGGHTPNPTYEEVCSARTGHTEVVLVVFDPAVVSYDVLLKEFWEEHDPTQGMRQGNDIGTQYRSAVYYTTPEQQAAAEASKDQYQARLTAAGYGEITTEILPLGEFFYAEDYHQQYLYKVPNGYCPVNGTGVSCPVGLTGV, encoded by the coding sequence ATGTCGTTCTTCTCCCGCGCCAAGACGCAGGCGGTCACCGCGGAGGACGCCCTGCCGGGCCGGTCCCAGGTGCTGCCGCACATCCCCGAGCTCCACGCCGTCAACGGCAACCGGATCCAGCCCCCCTTCCCCGACGGGATGCAGACCGCCGTCTTCGGCGCCGGCTGCTTCTGGGGCGTGGAGAAGGTCTTCTGGCAGCACCCGGGCGTGTACTCGACCGCCGCGGGCTACGCCGGTGGCCACACCCCCAACCCCACGTACGAGGAGGTCTGCTCGGCGCGCACCGGGCACACCGAGGTCGTGCTGGTGGTCTTCGACCCCGCCGTCGTCTCCTACGACGTGCTGCTCAAGGAGTTCTGGGAGGAGCACGACCCCACCCAGGGCATGCGCCAGGGCAACGACATCGGCACCCAGTACCGGTCGGCGGTCTACTACACGACCCCCGAGCAGCAGGCTGCCGCCGAGGCCTCCAAGGACCAGTACCAGGCCCGGTTGACCGCCGCCGGCTACGGCGAGATCACCACCGAGATCCTGCCGCTGGGCGAGTTCTTCTACGCCGAGGACTACCACCAGCAGTACCTCTACAAGGTGCCCAACGGCTACTGCCCGGTCAACGGCACCGGCGTCTCCTGCCCGGTGGGCCTCACCGGCGTCTGA
- the uraH gene encoding hydroxyisourate hydrolase, which translates to MSVSTHVLDAVLGRPAAGMVVQLFEGDQLLAEGVTDADGRFRLADRDTGAGTHRVVFGTGAWFAEQGRETFYPSVTLEFAVLDPAAHHHVPLLLSPFAFSTYRGS; encoded by the coding sequence GTGAGCGTCTCCACGCACGTGCTGGACGCCGTCCTCGGGCGGCCCGCCGCCGGGATGGTGGTGCAGCTGTTCGAGGGCGACCAGCTGCTCGCCGAGGGCGTGACGGACGCCGACGGCCGGTTCCGGCTGGCCGACCGGGACACCGGCGCGGGCACCCACCGGGTGGTGTTCGGGACCGGCGCCTGGTTCGCCGAGCAGGGCCGGGAGACGTTCTACCCGTCGGTGACCCTGGAGTTCGCCGTCCTCGACCCGGCCGCGCACCACCACGTGCCCCTGCTGCTGTCGCCGTTCGCGTTCAGCACCTACCGCGGAAGCTGA
- the pucL gene encoding urate oxidase gives MAIVLGPNQYGKAEVRVVAVDRSTPRHTLMDLNVSSALRGDFADAHLTGDNAHVLTTDAQKNTVFAFARDGIASPEEFGLRLAGHFAGSYDWVTGARVAVESYGWDRIAVGGTPHDHAFRKAGGEVRTAVVTADGDERHVVAGLTDLVVLKSTGSEFWGFPRDAYTTLAETRERILATAVTARWRYVGTDLDWNGVYDTVRTTLLEAFAGTHSLALQQTLFAMGSAVLETVPEVAEVRMSMPNKHHFLQDLSAFGLDNPDVVYHADDRPYGLIEGQVLRDDVAPAEVAWQGTPGFC, from the coding sequence ATGGCGATCGTGCTCGGACCCAACCAGTACGGGAAGGCCGAGGTGCGGGTGGTCGCGGTCGACCGCTCCACCCCCCGGCACACCCTGATGGACCTCAACGTCAGCTCGGCCCTGCGCGGTGACTTCGCCGACGCGCACCTGACCGGCGACAACGCCCACGTGCTCACCACCGACGCGCAGAAGAACACCGTCTTCGCGTTCGCCCGGGACGGCATCGCCTCCCCCGAGGAGTTCGGGCTGCGGCTGGCCGGCCACTTCGCCGGGTCCTACGACTGGGTCACCGGCGCCCGGGTAGCCGTGGAGTCCTACGGCTGGGACCGGATCGCCGTCGGCGGGACCCCGCACGACCACGCGTTCCGCAAGGCCGGTGGCGAGGTGCGCACCGCCGTCGTCACCGCCGACGGCGACGAGCGGCACGTCGTGGCCGGGCTCACCGACCTCGTCGTCCTGAAGTCCACCGGATCGGAGTTCTGGGGTTTCCCGCGCGATGCGTACACGACCCTGGCCGAGACCCGGGAGCGGATCCTGGCCACCGCGGTGACCGCCCGCTGGCGCTACGTGGGCACCGACCTGGACTGGAACGGCGTCTACGACACCGTGCGGACGACGCTGCTGGAGGCCTTCGCCGGCACGCACTCCCTCGCCCTGCAGCAGACCCTGTTCGCTATGGGGTCCGCCGTCCTGGAGACCGTGCCCGAGGTCGCCGAGGTGCGGATGTCGATGCCCAACAAGCACCACTTCCTGCAGGACCTCTCGGCCTTCGGCCTGGACAACCCCGACGTCGTCTACCACGCCGACGACCGGCCCTACGGCCTCATCGAGGGCCAGGTGCTGCGCGACGACGTCGCCCCTGCCGAGGTCGCCTGGCAGGGCACCCCGGGCTTCTGCTGA
- a CDS encoding nuclear transport factor 2 family protein: protein MSTPRPPFPPFDADSAAAKVQAAEDAWNSRDPQRVSLAYTEDTVWRNRDRFLTGRAEVVAFLTEKWARELDYALRKSLWSFTEDRIAVRFQYEWHEADGQWWRSYGNELWEFDEQGLMRRREASINDVPITEADRRITGPRPEAERGRDVPLH from the coding sequence GTGAGCACACCCCGCCCGCCCTTCCCGCCCTTCGACGCCGACAGCGCCGCCGCCAAGGTGCAGGCCGCCGAGGACGCCTGGAACAGCCGCGACCCGCAGCGGGTGAGCCTGGCCTACACCGAGGACACCGTCTGGCGGAACCGCGACCGGTTCCTGACCGGTCGGGCCGAGGTGGTCGCGTTCCTCACCGAGAAGTGGGCGCGCGAGCTCGACTACGCGCTGCGCAAGAGCCTGTGGTCGTTCACCGAGGACCGGATCGCCGTCCGGTTCCAGTACGAGTGGCACGAAGCCGACGGGCAGTGGTGGCGCAGCTACGGCAACGAGCTGTGGGAGTTCGACGAGCAGGGCCTGATGCGCCGGCGCGAGGCGAGCATCAACGACGTGCCGATCACCGAGGCCGACCGGCGGATCACCGGGCCCCGGCCCGAGGCCGAGCGAGGCCGGGACGTCCCGCTGCACTGA
- a CDS encoding methyltransferase — translation MSDPFFDQLRREPDVEAPDLVAVDATDRLLLDEAAELIAAHPDALVTIDDAHGALTLGAIALHGATGVRAHQDLRVAERALDANAERTGTTGFTHHALDADLLRGATVVLVQAPKGLDALREIAETVARHADPEVTLLVGGRVKHMTKAMNDVLGDSFGHVHATLARQKSRVLVAREPRPGDSSFPRRQEHADLGIAVLAHGAAFAGTKVDIGTRSLLRALPGTGSGTAVDLGCGTGVLGVVLARAGYDVLASDASAAAVASAQATVEANGVADRVTVVRDDALDGVEDASVDLVVLNPPFHLGVAVHTGAAERLFDAAARVLRPGGELWCVYNSHLPHRQTLQQTVGPTRQLSRDPKFTVTASTKRGGIHRVA, via the coding sequence GTGTCCGACCCCTTCTTCGACCAGCTCCGCCGCGAACCCGACGTCGAGGCCCCGGACCTGGTGGCCGTCGACGCCACCGACCGGCTCCTCCTCGACGAGGCCGCTGAGCTGATCGCCGCCCACCCGGACGCCCTCGTCACGATCGACGACGCGCACGGCGCGCTGACCCTCGGCGCGATCGCGCTGCACGGGGCCACCGGTGTCCGGGCCCACCAGGACCTGCGGGTCGCCGAGCGGGCGCTGGACGCCAACGCCGAGCGCACCGGGACCACGGGCTTCACCCACCACGCGCTCGACGCCGACCTCCTCCGCGGCGCGACGGTCGTGCTGGTGCAGGCGCCCAAGGGCCTGGACGCCCTCCGGGAGATCGCCGAGACCGTCGCGCGGCACGCCGACCCCGAGGTGACGCTGCTGGTCGGCGGCCGGGTCAAGCACATGACGAAGGCGATGAACGACGTCCTCGGGGACTCGTTCGGGCACGTGCACGCCACCCTCGCCCGGCAGAAGTCCCGGGTGCTCGTGGCCCGGGAGCCCCGGCCCGGGGACAGCAGCTTCCCCCGCCGCCAGGAGCACGCCGACCTGGGGATCGCCGTCCTCGCGCACGGTGCGGCGTTCGCCGGCACCAAGGTCGACATCGGCACCCGCTCGCTGCTGAGGGCGTTGCCCGGGACAGGCTCGGGGACGGCGGTGGACCTCGGCTGCGGCACCGGCGTGCTCGGCGTCGTCCTGGCCCGCGCCGGGTACGACGTGCTGGCGTCGGACGCCTCGGCGGCCGCGGTCGCGTCCGCCCAGGCCACCGTCGAGGCCAACGGGGTCGCCGACCGGGTCACCGTCGTCCGGGACGACGCGCTGGACGGCGTCGAGGACGCCAGCGTCGACCTCGTCGTCCTGAACCCGCCGTTCCACCTGGGCGTCGCGGTGCACACCGGCGCGGCGGAGCGCCTGTTCGACGCCGCGGCCCGGGTGCTGCGCCCCGGCGGCGAGCTGTGGTGCGTCTACAACTCGCACCTGCCGCACCGGCAGACGCTGCAGCAGACGGTCGGACCGACCCGTCAGCTCTCCCGCGACCCGAAGTTCACGGTGACCGCGTCGACCAAGCGCGGCGGCATCCACCGCGTCGCGTGA